One segment of Deinococcus aerolatus DNA contains the following:
- a CDS encoding enoyl-CoA hydratase-related protein, translated as MTQDNVILSRTRAGVCTLTLNRPDRLNAANDDLLLTLTAELKRAGADAEVRVVVITGAGRGFCAGQDLGDVSGRDMTFTEHLNATYNPLIRTIRTLDKPVISAVNGVAAGAGASLALAGDIRLWAQSARLIEVFSNIALVPDSGSTWFLPRLVGYNRAFELMALAEQVGADAALKMGLCEHVFADDTFADDVQAYAERLAQRPANALKLTKQALNAAVTGTLDEALDQEAALQQLAGDHWEHQEGVTAFKEKRAPNFVRAQD; from the coding sequence ATGACCCAGGACAACGTGATTCTCTCGCGGACCCGTGCAGGCGTCTGCACCCTGACCCTCAACCGCCCGGACCGGCTGAACGCCGCCAACGACGACCTGCTGCTGACCCTGACCGCCGAGCTGAAGCGGGCCGGGGCCGACGCAGAGGTGCGGGTGGTGGTTATCACCGGCGCGGGTCGGGGTTTCTGCGCCGGGCAGGACCTGGGCGACGTCTCGGGCCGTGATATGACGTTCACCGAGCACCTGAACGCCACCTACAACCCGCTGATCCGCACCATTCGCACCCTGGATAAGCCGGTGATCAGCGCGGTCAACGGGGTGGCGGCGGGCGCGGGCGCGAGTCTGGCACTGGCCGGGGACATCCGGCTGTGGGCGCAGTCCGCACGCCTGATCGAGGTGTTTTCCAACATTGCGCTGGTGCCCGATTCGGGCAGCACCTGGTTCCTGCCGCGCCTGGTGGGTTACAACCGCGCCTTCGAGCTGATGGCCCTGGCCGAACAGGTGGGGGCCGACGCCGCCCTGAAGATGGGCCTGTGCGAGCACGTTTTTGCCGACGACACCTTTGCGGACGACGTTCAGGCCTACGCCGAACGCCTCGCGCAGCGCCCCGCCAACGCCCTGAAACTGACCAAGCAGGCGCTGAACGCCGCCGTGACGGGCACGCTGGACGAGGCGCTGGACCAGGAGGCGGCCCTGCAGCAGCTGGCCGGGGACCACTGGGAACACCAGGAGGGCGTGACGGCCTTCAAGGAAAAACGCGCACCGAACTTCGTGCGCGCCCAGGACTGA
- the ruvX gene encoding Holliday junction resolvase RuvX encodes MSDAPASAPTGLPTVLALDVSKSRIGFAVNAGRLAFGRGSVDRKRLPLDLKAVRLKVHETGAGLLLLGLPLRTDGLHSPSADRVRAFGRILLEQGYTVAYQDERFTTRRARELGASDEDEAAAVQILELYLMGRADSA; translated from the coding sequence ATGAGTGATGCCCCCGCCTCTGCCCCCACCGGCCTGCCCACCGTGCTGGCGCTGGACGTGAGCAAATCGCGGATCGGGTTTGCGGTCAACGCCGGGCGGCTGGCCTTCGGGCGCGGCAGCGTGGACCGCAAGCGCCTGCCGCTGGACCTGAAGGCCGTTCGCCTGAAGGTCCACGAAACCGGGGCAGGGCTGCTGCTGCTGGGGCTGCCGCTGCGAACGGACGGCCTGCACAGCCCCTCGGCGGACCGGGTGCGGGCTTTCGGCAGGATTCTGCTGGAACAGGGCTACACGGTGGCCTACCAGGATGAACGGTTCACCACCCGCCGCGCCCGTGAACTGGGCGCCAGCGACGAGGACGAGGCGGCGGCAGTGCAGATTCTGGAGCTGTACCTGATGGGCAGGGCCGATTCCGCTTGA
- a CDS encoding type II secretion system protein, with protein MSRQGFTLIEILVVVAIIGILMGIFGLSLIRSIRTAELREAATQVATDFRRARSQAQRGSADVVLVLPGTGGSQLYKVDTVQKVLPNGIQVICKTTCGSGTTTNVTYQAPYGELGAGATGSVYTVKSPVSGINDLEIRIVGVTGKVILTKAGS; from the coding sequence ATGAGCCGTCAAGGATTTACCCTGATCGAGATTCTGGTTGTTGTGGCCATTATTGGCATCCTCATGGGCATCTTCGGCTTGAGTCTCATCCGCAGCATCCGCACCGCAGAGCTGCGCGAGGCCGCCACACAGGTGGCCACCGACTTCCGGCGTGCCCGCTCACAGGCGCAGCGGGGCAGCGCGGACGTTGTGCTTGTCTTGCCTGGCACGGGCGGAAGCCAGCTCTACAAGGTCGATACTGTGCAGAAGGTCTTGCCGAACGGGATCCAGGTGATCTGCAAGACGACCTGTGGCAGTGGAACAACGACCAATGTGACCTATCAGGCCCCCTACGGGGAGCTGGGGGCGGGGGCGACGGGAAGCGTCTACACCGTCAAAAGTCCCGTGAGCGGAATCAACGATCTCGAGATCAGGATTGTCGGTGTGACCGGAAAGGTCATTCTGACCAAGGCGGGATCCTGA
- a CDS encoding PulJ/GspJ family protein, translated as MEQGFTIIEILVAIALLGILAAVLMATLTGSLNLNRQSQRQLDTATRAQQVLESIRGAWADTSAGVISSNYERACAPSSTVALNGLSATYINLNSRAQPINASGAVISAPSGTNVIITANCSAQPLVQMTGGTPYPMRRLIVSSNTGAQDIVLTLDVLRPQ; from the coding sequence GTGGAACAGGGCTTCACCATCATCGAGATTCTCGTGGCCATTGCCCTGCTGGGAATTCTGGCAGCAGTATTGATGGCCACCCTGACAGGCAGCCTGAACCTCAATCGTCAGAGTCAACGCCAACTCGACACGGCCACCCGTGCCCAGCAAGTGTTGGAGAGCATTCGGGGAGCGTGGGCCGATACGTCGGCGGGGGTCATCTCATCGAACTATGAACGGGCCTGCGCGCCGTCATCCACCGTTGCCCTCAACGGCCTGAGTGCCACGTACATTAACCTCAACTCCAGGGCACAGCCGATCAACGCCAGCGGCGCAGTCATCAGCGCTCCCAGCGGGACGAATGTCATCATCACGGCGAATTGTTCGGCCCAGCCCCTTGTCCAGATGACGGGCGGTACACCGTACCCTATGCGCCGCCTGATCGTCAGCTCAAACACCGGCGCGCAGGATATTGTCCTGACCCTTGATGTGCTGAGGCCCCAATGA
- a CDS encoding PilW family protein: MKQLTQAGFTLLELLIGMALMGLVLTVLLNIFTQGTQVSTQSSSRAEMQQEMLNAQQLIAGKLKEAWYIYPPGLTINMTGTSLTQRPAGGNTWVVGTDPVLAMVLPPRNATLSCATTTSTSTSGPDGCYRFLAYYPVKRSVWVLGTGTGSWRNPGSDDTNGETWILAEYRGTIAPGAGGSVPTTPPSVPTGNSANILSDYIAPTTATTGFTTTSPINNTYTMFTYVAADGTAATASKPVTGVTLNLATTRKVAGTTLRLPSASGTYTISVYPTNLGKVASN; the protein is encoded by the coding sequence ATGAAACAGCTGACACAGGCAGGATTCACCCTGCTGGAACTGCTGATTGGCATGGCCCTGATGGGCCTCGTGCTGACAGTCCTCCTGAACATTTTTACCCAGGGCACTCAAGTGTCCACGCAGTCCAGCAGCCGCGCCGAGATGCAACAGGAAATGTTGAATGCCCAGCAGCTCATTGCTGGAAAACTGAAAGAAGCCTGGTACATCTATCCACCTGGACTGACCATAAACATGACAGGCACCTCGCTGACCCAGAGGCCTGCGGGTGGCAACACTTGGGTGGTGGGTACTGATCCTGTTCTGGCGATGGTCCTGCCGCCCAGGAACGCTACCCTGAGTTGCGCTACGACCACCTCAACCAGTACGAGCGGCCCAGATGGCTGTTACCGCTTCCTGGCCTACTATCCGGTCAAACGCTCCGTATGGGTCCTGGGCACGGGCACAGGCAGCTGGAGGAACCCAGGATCGGATGACACCAATGGGGAAACCTGGATTCTGGCCGAGTACCGGGGCACCATCGCCCCTGGTGCCGGAGGATCGGTCCCCACCACGCCTCCCAGTGTGCCGACCGGCAACAGCGCCAACATTCTCTCTGACTACATTGCTCCGACCACCGCCACGACAGGCTTTACGACCACCTCACCCATCAATAACACCTACACCATGTTTACCTATGTGGCGGCGGACGGCACAGCGGCCACGGCCAGCAAACCGGTCACTGGCGTGACCCTTAATCTGGCCACCACTCGCAAGGTTGCTGGCACCACCCTGCGCCTGCCCAGCGCCTCCGGCACGTACACCATCTCGGTCTATCCCACCAACCTGGGCAAAGTCGCCTCCAACTGA